Sequence from the Nilaparvata lugens isolate BPH unplaced genomic scaffold, ASM1435652v1 scaffold10969, whole genome shotgun sequence genome:
GAAGACGCAAATAGCTGATGATCTCGAGTTATCTTCATCTACCAGTTCAAAGGAGGAGGAATATGATGATGAACTCATCACATCGAATCAAGAAGTTGAAACTGCGTCGGATTCATCAAGTAGGCCTATTGCAAATTGTTCAGCAGGTGCTCATGGAGGGAAGGATAACCAGGAAACATTATGCCTTGAGGTTTTCACTGGAAAAGTTGATACCgacaataatgaaaaaatacacaCTGGTGAAAAACGGCTTGATTGTGAAGTGTCTAGCAAATGTTCCTCACAGAAACGAGATTCCATTGAAAATACAAGTACCaacaataatgaattacggTACCAATGTGAAGTTTGCAGTAagtgtttcttgaataatacaaatttgCAGCTGCATTTAAGAATACATACCGACGAAAAGCCATACCAATGTGAATTCTGCAGTAAACTTTTTAGACAAAGCAATCATTTAATCCAACATATAAGAACTCACACTGGTGAAACTCCATTCCAATGCAGTCTTTGCAGCAAAGCTTTTAAACAAAAAACTGAACTGAACATACATTTTCTTACACATACTGGTGAAAGACCTCATCAATGTAAAATTTGCTATAAAACGTTTACAAGGAAAAGTCGTTTAAACATTCACTTAAGAATTCACACTGGCGAAAGACCATATCGATGCAATTTTTGCACCAAGGCTTTTGTTACGAATTCATGCCTAACAAACCATTTGAGAACGCACAGTGGTGAAAGACCATTCCAATGTCAAGTTTGCTCTAAGAGGTTCAAACGTAGAATACATTTGAAGACACATAAAAAGGTTCATGCATGATTTACAAAAATAgttgtaatatattatatctccAAAT
This genomic interval carries:
- the LOC120355391 gene encoding zinc finger protein 239-like (The sequence of the model RefSeq protein was modified relative to this genomic sequence to represent the inferred CDS: added 111 bases not found in genome assembly), which produces LYHLLQIGNKNLNVSKGCSSNAKAGKSTHSIIHDTFDDDLRKTQIADDLELSSSTSSKEEEYDDELITSNQEVETASDSSSRPIANCSAGAHGGKDNQETLCLEVFTGKVDTDNNEKIHTGEKRLDCEVSSKCSSQKRDSIENTSTNNNELRYQCEVCSKCFLNNTNLQLHLRIHTDEKPYQCEFCSKLFRQSNHLIQHIRTHTGETPFQCSLCSKAFKQKTELNIHFLTHTGERPHQCKICYKTFTRKSRLNIHLRIHTGERPYRCNFCTKAFVTNSCLTNHLRTHSGERPFQCQVCSKRFKRRIHLKTHKKVHA